CTCAGCGGGGCGTTGGAGTGTTCCCGCTTTAGTTGTCGTCGCGGGTTTCGGGGAGGGAGTCGACGTAGGCGTCGAGGTCCGTGCGCTCGTACCTGGGGGAGGAGCCGAGGTAGCGGCGGCCGATGTCCCCGCGGGCGGCGAGCGTGCGGAGGGTGCGGGGCGAGATGGCGAGGTAGGCGGCCGCTTCATCGGGGGTGAGGAGGCGCGGTTGCCTATCAGGCCGCCGGGATCTTCGCGTCGGTGAGCTCGTCAGCGAGGAGGCTGCTCGGGCGGACG
The window above is part of the Pseudactinotalea sp. HY158 genome. Proteins encoded here:
- a CDS encoding helix-turn-helix domain-containing protein, which gives rise to MTSSPTRRSRRPDRQPRLLTPDEAAAYLAISPRTLRTLAARGDIGRRYLGSSPRYERTDLDAYVDSLPETRDDN